A portion of the Campylobacter concisus ATCC 51562 genome contains these proteins:
- a CDS encoding glycosyltransferase — protein MKILFVIAALRNGGAERVLNVLANELCKDNEITIALLEEDLGLYKFSEKINIINLSVTGSGLALKFKKILALRALFKEQRADLIMSFIDWTNVACVLANAGLKSKLIATEHHEHSYLKSKIASAMRDISYRFVDGLSVLSKSDYDYYKFAKNREVIHNPLFIDVPEICEKQNVILSVARLEAVKGYDLYFEALSKMGKSLLDGWEIKIAGSGRQEAELKQMVLNLGLNVKFLGHMSDVSKLYSEAKIFTLCSRSEGLSNVLIESGAFGCARLSSDTVGARELIDDGTNGLIFKNGDADDLKDKLEMLLKDENLRQKLAKNARESANLFSKENIIKQWREFIKKVVCK, from the coding sequence GTGAAAATTCTTTTTGTCATCGCCGCACTTAGAAATGGCGGAGCCGAACGCGTGCTAAACGTGCTTGCAAACGAGCTTTGCAAAGACAATGAGATCACTATCGCTCTTCTTGAAGAGGACCTTGGGCTTTATAAATTTAGTGAAAAGATAAATATCATAAACCTTAGCGTCACTGGCTCAGGGCTCGCTTTAAAATTTAAGAAAATCCTAGCCCTTAGAGCGCTTTTTAAAGAGCAAAGGGCTGATCTGATAATGAGCTTTATCGACTGGACAAACGTCGCTTGCGTGCTGGCAAATGCTGGGCTAAAGAGCAAACTAATAGCAACTGAGCATCACGAGCACAGCTACTTAAAAAGCAAAATCGCAAGCGCTATGCGTGATATTAGCTACCGCTTTGTAGATGGCTTAAGCGTGCTAAGTAAAAGCGACTACGACTACTATAAATTTGCCAAAAATCGCGAGGTCATCCACAACCCACTTTTTATCGACGTGCCTGAAATTTGCGAGAAGCAAAATGTCATCTTAAGCGTGGCAAGGCTGGAGGCGGTAAAGGGCTATGATCTCTATTTTGAGGCACTTAGCAAGATGGGTAAGAGCTTGCTTGATGGCTGGGAGATAAAGATCGCAGGCAGTGGCAGGCAAGAGGCCGAGCTAAAGCAAATGGTGTTAAATTTAGGGCTTAACGTCAAATTTTTAGGCCATATGAGCGATGTTAGCAAGCTTTATAGCGAGGCAAAAATTTTCACTCTTTGCTCAAGAAGTGAGGGGCTTTCAAACGTGCTAATAGAATCGGGTGCCTTTGGCTGCGCTAGACTAAGTAGCGACACCGTGGGCGCAAGAGAGCTTATAGATGACGGCACGAACGGGCTTATCTTTAAAAATGGCGACGCAGATGATCTAAAAGATAAGCTTGAAATGCTTTTAAAAGATGAAAATTTAAGGCAAAAACTAGCAAAAAACGCTAGAGAAAGTGCAAATTTATTTAGCAAAGAAAATATCATCAAGCAGTGGCGAGAATTTATCAAAAAGGTTGTTTGTAAGTGA
- a CDS encoding glycosyltransferase — translation MKILFVTSTLRSGGAERVCAVIASRFSMDHDVSLVKFDKDEPFYELASGVKLINLGVGADELGFVGNLKKRVLKALALRALIREGKFDAVISFLDAVNTLVLFSSAGLKTPIVISEHTNYLAPKRAIFKVLRRLSYPFANALSVLSDEDLSYYSKFCKNVMKIYNPLFEEVRSESFDKENLIIFVGRLNKIKNCEMFVRVAANLKQSGYKFAVAGDGGERSNLGNLAKSLGADVQFLGNVSDIASLYKRAKVLLSCSNFEGLGNTLIEAINYDCVRVATRTSGAKELIKDGFDGLLCEINDADQMSKKLANLIQNEAKMGEFAKNARARLDEFSVEQIYKKWLELLRLGGVK, via the coding sequence ATGAAGATTTTATTTGTCACATCAACGCTTAGAAGTGGTGGTGCGGAGCGAGTTTGCGCGGTGATCGCGTCAAGATTTAGCATGGATCACGATGTAAGCCTTGTTAAATTTGACAAGGACGAGCCATTTTACGAGCTGGCAAGCGGGGTGAAGCTCATAAATTTAGGCGTTGGGGCTGATGAGCTTGGCTTTGTTGGAAATTTAAAAAAGAGAGTTTTAAAGGCGCTTGCTTTAAGAGCACTCATAAGAGAGGGCAAATTTGACGCTGTGATATCCTTTTTAGACGCCGTAAATACCTTGGTTCTCTTTAGCTCAGCTGGGCTAAAAACGCCTATAGTCATAAGCGAGCACACAAACTATCTTGCGCCAAAAAGAGCTATTTTTAAGGTGCTAAGACGCCTTAGCTATCCATTTGCAAACGCACTTAGCGTCTTAAGCGACGAGGATCTAAGCTACTACTCTAAATTTTGCAAAAATGTGATGAAAATTTACAACCCACTCTTTGAAGAGGTGCGAAGTGAGAGCTTTGATAAAGAAAATTTAATCATCTTTGTTGGCAGGCTAAATAAGATAAAAAACTGCGAAATGTTTGTAAGAGTGGCTGCAAATTTAAAGCAAAGTGGCTATAAATTTGCTGTCGCTGGAGATGGCGGCGAGAGGTCAAATTTAGGAAATTTAGCTAAAAGCTTGGGCGCTGATGTCCAGTTTTTAGGCAATGTAAGCGACATCGCCTCGCTTTATAAAAGAGCAAAGGTGTTACTCTCTTGCTCAAATTTCGAGGGTCTTGGAAACACCTTGATAGAGGCGATAAACTATGACTGCGTGCGGGTTGCGACGAGAACTAGCGGGGCAAAAGAGCTTATAAAAGATGGCTTTGATGGCTTGCTTTGCGAGATAAATGACGCTGATCAGATGAGCAAAAAGCTTGCAAATTTGATCCAAAATGAGGCAAAAATGGGTGAATTTGCTAAAAACGCAAGAGCTAGACTTGATGAGTTTAGCGTGGAGCAAATTTATAAAAAATGGCTGGAGCTTTTAAGGCTTGGAGGTGTGAAGTGA
- a CDS encoding glycosyltransferase family 2 protein codes for MSEPLISIVTATYKRPELLQKAIKSALAQSYKNLEIIVTDDGDDESVSEICKSFNDTRIKFVKNTAHKKSPNGNKNNGFDNATGEFVCLLDDDDELMSEAIAECYEILKSGEYSCVFADAICEKDGVMTEVMAGRSPYGKSGAMSKVDYHCGRINGEYFKLFSREFIDGFRFDESSFGGENELYIRFFEKNVFYLKKPLYIYRIARSDSATLNAGKHALNVANAYIKTANLHYDIAIKNEPKFLAMQYKNAAYYAKIAGEYGLMLRCIFKSLSIKFSKEAFIFLLLSPLPSGILPALSKLRVKIKQRFGV; via the coding sequence ATGAGCGAGCCATTAATCAGCATCGTAACCGCAACTTATAAGCGTCCAGAGCTTTTACAAAAGGCCATAAAAAGCGCTCTAGCTCAAAGCTATAAAAACCTAGAGATCATAGTAACAGATGACGGCGATGACGAGAGTGTGAGTGAAATTTGCAAGAGTTTTAACGACACAAGGATCAAATTTGTAAAAAACACCGCTCACAAAAAGAGCCCAAATGGCAATAAAAATAATGGCTTTGACAACGCAACAGGCGAGTTTGTCTGCTTGCTTGATGATGACGATGAGCTAATGAGCGAGGCGATTGCTGAGTGCTATGAAATTTTAAAAAGCGGCGAGTATTCGTGCGTTTTTGCAGACGCGATCTGCGAAAAAGATGGCGTGATGACCGAGGTGATGGCTGGTAGAAGCCCATATGGCAAGAGTGGGGCGATGAGTAAGGTCGATTATCACTGCGGACGGATAAATGGTGAGTATTTTAAACTTTTTTCGCGCGAATTTATAGACGGCTTTAGGTTTGATGAGAGCAGTTTTGGCGGCGAAAATGAGCTTTACATCCGCTTTTTTGAAAAAAATGTTTTTTATCTTAAAAAGCCACTTTACATCTACCGCATCGCAAGAAGCGATAGTGCTACGCTAAATGCCGGCAAGCACGCGTTAAACGTTGCAAACGCTTACATTAAAACAGCAAATTTGCACTACGATATCGCTATCAAAAACGAGCCAAAATTTCTAGCTATGCAGTATAAAAATGCCGCTTACTACGCCAAAATCGCTGGCGAATATGGCCTGATGTTAAGGTGTATCTTTAAAAGCCTTAGTATTAAATTTAGCAAAGAAGCGTTTATTTTCTTGCTACTTAGCCCACTTCCAAGTGGCATTTTGCCGGCACTCTCAAAGCTTAGAGTAAAAATCAAACAAAGGTTTGGCGTATGA
- a CDS encoding glycosyltransferase family 25 protein, with protein MNEIYLISLAKDTKRRELLQQKFSSYDSFKLIDAVDGRELNAREYYKIISPSFKAYGKVLSPAEIGCSLSHVKAYEAFLASEAKFALIFEDDVIGDNQAIKEAFLAASKMPENSVLICGMQDGLEGRFSAFGKKVDTSLSKPLWQVSKHSFSSIYRAGAYVLTKKSAKNLLEIHKNALCTTDIWDYLLGVNDMQMYFCDLFSHPTDLSGSNIEGERLERGYSANLKAYIKTFKFILFSRLEKLQGYERIFKRG; from the coding sequence ATGAATGAAATTTATTTGATCTCTTTGGCTAAAGATACCAAAAGGCGCGAGCTTTTGCAGCAGAAATTTAGCTCTTATGATAGCTTTAAGCTAATAGACGCAGTCGATGGCAGGGAGCTAAATGCAAGGGAGTACTACAAGATCATTTCGCCATCATTTAAAGCTTACGGCAAGGTTTTAAGCCCAGCAGAGATTGGCTGTTCGCTCTCGCATGTGAAAGCCTACGAGGCGTTTTTGGCAAGCGAGGCAAAATTTGCCCTCATCTTTGAAGATGACGTGATAGGCGATAATCAGGCCATAAAAGAGGCCTTTTTGGCAGCTAGCAAGATGCCTGAAAACAGCGTGCTCATATGTGGCATGCAAGATGGGCTGGAGGGTAGGTTTAGCGCCTTTGGCAAAAAGGTGGATACTAGCCTAAGTAAGCCACTATGGCAGGTCTCAAAGCACTCATTTTCAAGCATTTATAGAGCAGGGGCTTATGTGCTAACTAAAAAAAGCGCTAAAAATTTGCTAGAAATCCACAAAAATGCGCTTTGCACGACCGATATTTGGGACTATTTGCTTGGTGTTAATGATATGCAGATGTATTTTTGCGATCTCTTTTCGCATCCAACTGATCTTAGCGGCTCAAACATCGAGGGAGAGCGCCTTGAGAGGGGATACAGCGCAAATTTAAAGGCTTATATAAAAACATTTAAATTTATACTTTTCTCAAGGCTTGAAAAGCTTCAAGGCTATGAGAGAATTTTTAAAAGGGGCTAG
- a CDS encoding MATE family efflux transporter yields MLINLISSIVVFVVSMGINFFLTPFILKSLGNEAFGFVGLSNAIVSYAAVVSVAINSVSGRFVAHAWHKNDLSLANTYYSSVLVVNIFFCAVVVVLSSVFILNLQSFLNVPENLLFDVRMTLVFYFINFCVGLFNGVLTVCAFVTNKLYLLSIRNAISSAILAILIVALFFFFKPFISYIAISALVASLFVFFSTIFMSARITPELKFSFSKFDFSKIKELLSSGIWNSFNALNRILLTGMDLFICNIFVNANATGLLSVAKAAPIILESFVAQLSGIFAPKFVELYSKNLITDLINEAKFSMKVIAFVMSAPAAFFVVFGLDFYTLWLPFKSQDEVKFIYNVSMITLVPIVFISFVFSLFNLDSATNKLRRPAIANTILGFSTIIAQIALLKFSGYGVYGIVVVAAIFYSIRILGFDLINAALNLEVKLTTFYGVYFKNLAVFALCVLAMFACKDFVSLDNWLKFAIFAAIYAGAAYILGFFLFFNAFERGIVWRKILKKFKRF; encoded by the coding sequence ATGCTAATCAATCTAATAAGCTCGATCGTCGTTTTTGTCGTATCAATGGGCATAAATTTCTTTCTTACACCATTTATCTTAAAAAGCCTTGGCAACGAGGCATTTGGCTTTGTGGGGCTTAGTAACGCCATCGTAAGCTACGCAGCAGTCGTGAGCGTGGCGATAAACTCGGTTAGTGGGCGCTTTGTCGCTCATGCGTGGCACAAAAATGACCTAAGCCTTGCAAACACCTACTACTCATCAGTGCTTGTTGTAAATATCTTTTTTTGCGCCGTTGTCGTGGTGCTTAGCTCTGTTTTCATACTAAATTTGCAAAGCTTTTTAAATGTCCCTGAAAATTTACTCTTTGACGTGAGAATGACCCTTGTTTTTTACTTTATAAATTTCTGTGTCGGCCTATTTAACGGCGTTTTAACGGTCTGCGCTTTTGTGACAAACAAGCTCTATTTACTCTCCATCAGAAACGCCATCTCAAGCGCGATCCTAGCGATCCTTATCGTGGCGCTCTTTTTCTTTTTTAAGCCGTTCATCTCATACATCGCCATTTCAGCGCTAGTTGCTAGCCTTTTTGTCTTTTTTAGCACCATTTTTATGTCAGCTCGCATCACGCCAGAGCTAAAATTTAGCTTTAGCAAATTTGATTTTTCTAAGATCAAAGAGCTTTTAAGCTCTGGTATTTGGAATAGTTTTAATGCGCTAAATCGCATACTTTTAACTGGTATGGATCTTTTTATCTGCAACATTTTCGTAAATGCAAACGCGACCGGCCTTCTTTCTGTCGCCAAGGCCGCCCCTATCATACTTGAGAGCTTTGTAGCGCAGCTTAGCGGTATCTTTGCACCAAAATTTGTCGAGCTTTACTCTAAAAATTTGATCACTGACCTCATAAATGAGGCTAAATTTTCAATGAAGGTGATCGCCTTTGTGATGAGTGCTCCGGCAGCATTTTTTGTCGTTTTTGGGCTTGATTTTTACACGCTTTGGTTACCTTTTAAAAGCCAAGACGAGGTCAAATTTATCTACAATGTCTCGATGATCACGCTTGTGCCCATTGTATTTATAAGCTTTGTTTTCTCGCTTTTTAACCTTGATAGCGCGACAAACAAGCTTCGCCGACCAGCCATTGCCAACACTATCCTTGGCTTTAGCACGATCATAGCGCAGATAGCACTGCTCAAATTTAGTGGCTACGGCGTTTATGGCATCGTTGTCGTCGCAGCCATTTTTTATAGCATAAGAATTCTTGGCTTTGACCTTATAAATGCTGCTTTAAATTTAGAGGTGAAACTCACCACTTTTTACGGGGTTTATTTTAAAAATTTAGCCGTTTTTGCGCTCTGCGTGCTTGCGATGTTTGCCTGCAAGGACTTTGTGAGCTTGGATAACTGGCTAAAATTTGCTATCTTTGCTGCGATCTACGCCGGCGCAGCTTATATTTTGGGATTTTTTTTGTTTTTTAATGCCTTCGAGCGAGGCATAGTTTGGCGTAAAATTTTAAAAAAATTTAAAAGGTTTTAA
- a CDS encoding STT3 domain-containing protein has translation MHKVSVNCKVLLIFLAAYLFGFAARMLWVLWAKDMPEFYFNGEFMLTTNDAYYYAEGARDMLAGFNQQNDFSPFNHPISTIVFYICKIFPFKIESVIFYMSVFLAPLIALPVILISNEFKALRVGAVAAFMSVILPSYLSRTSPGYFDSDMLNVTFALFIIYFLIRLLNTNEQKFIVLPGVFVSLYLWWYQSSYALILSIFFMLLLYTLVFMRDRLQNYQAIFFIFISIVSSNVFTKDPLIANKILIFNLVVIALFFSLFCKYKNLLSARNLAIFLTLMLAAFIYFGGFDFITSKIGIYVFKGNEILSDKFHFINEYNFISEVKSASPLYFIYFMSGNILILLAAIIGYLLLCMKFRPFLLTLPMLGLGLLSFFGGVRFVMYVTPLVALGFGYFLHFFLNLFDLRNSIKNLSFLVFVVAALAINLDFAYSYRPNTVISRDEAVALDVLKKVTKHDDYVFSWWDYGYAIRYFADVMTLNDPGRQGGENNYFVSLALRKDEAFSARLARVAVTYNDISLEQNVRPIDKILKDYNTSDINTFLSQLEGENFTLPAAKKEVFYYLVPNMIDIAPNIFRYSYIDVVTGKRQKEDFYHVSALNGVSEAGIDLGDGYTLPTNDQKFIIHNGEKIAVKSFYKVKGAGRDLRIDEKIIDENAKIYVVFLEDYARILLLDENAFNSSFVQLFIFEKADDRYFEPFVISNGVKIYRLKI, from the coding sequence GTGCACAAAGTAAGCGTAAATTGTAAAGTTTTACTTATATTTCTGGCTGCTTATCTGTTTGGATTTGCGGCCAGGATGCTCTGGGTATTGTGGGCAAAGGATATGCCAGAGTTTTACTTTAATGGCGAGTTTATGCTTACAACAAATGACGCCTATTATTACGCAGAGGGTGCTAGAGATATGCTGGCTGGCTTTAATCAGCAAAATGACTTTAGCCCCTTTAATCACCCAATCTCAACCATAGTTTTTTATATTTGCAAAATTTTTCCTTTTAAGATCGAAAGCGTGATATTTTACATGAGCGTCTTTTTAGCTCCTCTTATCGCACTTCCAGTTATTTTGATATCAAATGAGTTTAAGGCTCTTAGGGTAGGGGCTGTGGCAGCGTTTATGAGTGTTATCTTGCCAAGCTATCTTTCAAGGACATCGCCTGGATATTTTGATAGCGACATGTTAAATGTCACATTTGCGCTTTTTATCATCTATTTTTTGATCAGGCTTTTAAACACAAATGAACAAAAATTTATCGTTTTGCCTGGAGTCTTTGTGTCGCTTTATCTTTGGTGGTATCAAAGCTCATATGCACTTATTTTAAGTATTTTCTTTATGCTTTTACTATATACGCTAGTTTTTATGCGAGATAGATTGCAAAATTATCAAGCGATATTTTTTATATTTATAAGCATCGTAAGCTCAAATGTTTTTACTAAAGATCCACTAATAGCAAATAAAATTTTGATTTTTAATTTAGTAGTTATTGCTTTATTTTTCTCTCTTTTTTGCAAATATAAAAATTTACTCTCGGCTAGAAATTTAGCCATTTTTCTTACTTTAATGCTAGCTGCTTTTATCTATTTTGGTGGTTTTGATTTCATCACTTCAAAAATAGGTATTTATGTTTTTAAAGGCAATGAAATTCTTAGCGATAAATTTCACTTTATAAATGAGTATAATTTCATCAGCGAAGTAAAAAGTGCTAGTCCTTTGTATTTTATCTATTTCATGTCGGGAAATATTCTTATATTGCTGGCAGCTATTATTGGATACTTGCTACTTTGCATGAAATTTCGTCCATTTTTGCTTACTTTGCCAATGCTTGGACTTGGACTCCTCTCTTTCTTTGGTGGAGTTAGATTTGTTATGTACGTAACACCACTTGTTGCGCTTGGTTTTGGGTATTTTTTGCATTTTTTTTTAAATTTATTTGATCTTAGAAATTCCATTAAAAATTTGTCATTTTTGGTTTTTGTCGTAGCCGCTCTTGCTATAAATTTAGATTTTGCTTATTCATATAGGCCAAACACTGTAATTAGCCGTGATGAAGCAGTAGCACTTGATGTGCTCAAAAAGGTCACAAAGCACGATGATTATGTATTTTCATGGTGGGATTACGGATATGCAATAAGGTATTTTGCTGATGTTATGACTTTAAACGATCCTGGTAGGCAAGGTGGCGAAAATAATTATTTTGTTAGCCTTGCTTTGAGAAAAGATGAGGCATTTTCGGCTAGACTTGCAAGAGTGGCAGTTACGTATAATGACATCTCACTTGAGCAAAATGTAAGGCCAATAGATAAAATTTTAAAAGACTACAACACAAGCGATATAAATACTTTTTTAAGTCAGCTTGAAGGCGAAAATTTTACTCTGCCAGCTGCAAAAAAAGAGGTTTTTTACTATCTTGTGCCAAATATGATTGACATCGCACCAAATATCTTTAGATATAGCTATATTGACGTCGTAACTGGTAAAAGGCAAAAAGAGGATTTTTATCATGTTAGTGCATTAAATGGCGTTAGCGAAGCTGGTATCGACCTTGGAGATGGTTATACTTTGCCTACAAATGATCAAAAATTTATCATACATAACGGTGAGAAAATAGCCGTAAAATCATTTTATAAGGTAAAAGGTGCTGGAAGAGATTTGCGAATAGATGAAAAAATCATAGATGAAAACGCCAAAATTTATGTGGTTTTTTTGGAAGATTATGCGCGGATATTGTTGCTTGATGAAAATGCTTTTAACTCATCTTTTGTGCAGCTTTTTATATTTGAAAAGGCTGATGATAGATACTTTGAGCCATTTGTCATTTCAAATGGTGTAAAAATTTATAGGCTGAAAATCTAA
- a CDS encoding nucleotide sugar dehydrogenase, protein MKIAVVGLGYVGLPLAAAFSEKYEVVGFDVNAKRIEELKSGYDRTLELSNEQMKKAIDNGMKFSLNLDDIRSCNFFIVTVPTPIDKNKRPDLTPVVKATESVAKVLKKGDIVVYESTVYPGVTEEICVPLLEKSGLKFNKDFFCGYSPERINPGDKEHTVTKIKKITSGSTPEIADKVDEIYRSIITAGTHKASSIKVAEAAKVIENTQRDINIAFINELAMLFEKLHINTIDVLEAAGTKWNFLNFRPGLVGGHCIGVDPYYLTHKAQEVGYHPEMILAGRRINDDMGRYAADQVIKLMIRKGVLINKARVLVLGMTFKENCPDIRNSRVIDVVDELKDFGCKVDVTDPWADSTEVKHEYGFDLVKEYNLNDYDCIVIAVAHNEFKKLNLKGHLVYDIKNIYPEADARL, encoded by the coding sequence ATGAAAATAGCAGTAGTAGGACTAGGATATGTTGGACTTCCACTTGCAGCAGCTTTTAGCGAAAAGTACGAAGTAGTAGGTTTTGATGTAAATGCAAAACGTATAGAAGAGCTTAAAAGTGGCTATGATAGAACGCTTGAACTTAGTAACGAACAGATGAAAAAAGCGATCGATAATGGCATGAAATTTAGCTTAAATTTAGATGATATTAGAAGTTGCAACTTCTTCATCGTGACCGTCCCGACTCCGATAGATAAGAACAAACGCCCTGATCTAACTCCAGTCGTAAAAGCAACCGAGAGCGTGGCAAAAGTGCTTAAAAAAGGCGACATCGTTGTTTATGAGAGCACCGTTTATCCAGGCGTTACAGAAGAAATTTGCGTGCCACTTCTTGAAAAAAGTGGGCTTAAATTTAACAAAGATTTCTTCTGCGGCTACTCTCCAGAGCGTATAAATCCAGGTGACAAAGAGCACACTGTAACTAAGATCAAAAAGATTACAAGTGGTTCAACCCCAGAGATCGCTGATAAGGTCGATGAAATTTATCGCTCGATCATCACAGCTGGCACTCATAAAGCTTCAAGTATCAAAGTAGCCGAGGCTGCAAAGGTCATCGAAAACACTCAGCGTGACATAAACATCGCCTTTATAAACGAGCTTGCGATGCTGTTTGAAAAGCTTCATATCAACACCATTGACGTGCTTGAAGCTGCAGGTACTAAGTGGAATTTCTTAAATTTCCGCCCAGGTCTAGTTGGTGGTCACTGCATCGGCGTAGATCCATATTATCTAACTCACAAAGCTCAAGAGGTAGGCTATCATCCTGAAATGATCCTAGCAGGCCGCCGTATCAACGATGACATGGGTAGATACGCAGCTGATCAGGTTATAAAACTAATGATAAGAAAAGGCGTGCTTATCAACAAAGCTCGCGTGCTTGTTCTTGGTATGACATTTAAAGAAAACTGCCCAGATATAAGAAATTCTCGCGTTATAGACGTAGTTGATGAGCTAAAAGATTTTGGCTGCAAGGTCGATGTGACCGATCCTTGGGCTGATAGCACTGAGGTAAAACACGAGTACGGCTTTGATCTAGTAAAAGAGTATAACCTAAACGACTACGACTGCATCGTGATCGCCGTAGCTCACAATGAGTTTAAAAAGCTAAATTTAAAAGGCCATTTAGTTTACGATATAAAAAATATCTACCCAGAGGCTGATGCTAGGCTGTAA
- a CDS encoding ecotin family protein has translation MRKFLLFIAACMLPFALLAGENAPKTEENIFELPISKMPPDYFKYEVAFFKDIEIDCNFAFLLGGKLEEKEDARGIYYEFSGGDELAQTMMLCKDGKKKRRVYYEFTKILPGISPIRIITPKGVSAEIRMYERVKKIEAKKERKSK, from the coding sequence ATGAGAAAATTTTTACTTTTTATCGCAGCTTGCATGCTTCCCTTTGCACTTTTAGCAGGCGAAAATGCGCCAAAAACCGAGGAAAATATTTTTGAGCTACCTATTTCAAAGATGCCGCCTGATTATTTTAAATACGAAGTCGCTTTTTTTAAAGATATAGAAATCGACTGCAACTTCGCCTTTTTGCTCGGCGGAAAGCTTGAAGAAAAAGAGGACGCGCGCGGGATTTATTACGAATTTAGCGGCGGGGATGAGCTAGCACAAACGATGATGCTATGCAAGGACGGAAAGAAAAAGAGGCGGGTTTATTACGAATTCACTAAAATTTTACCAGGCATTAGCCCTATTAGAATCATAACTCCAAAAGGTGTAAGTGCGGAAATAAGAATGTATGAACGCGTAAAAAAGATAGAAGCAAAAAAAGAAAGGAAAAGTAAATGA